One part of the Syntrophomonadaceae bacterium genome encodes these proteins:
- the trmD gene encoding tRNA (guanosine(37)-N1)-methyltransferase TrmD produces the protein MRIDVLTIFPRMFDGPFSESILARAVNKGLLSINIIDLRQYAYDKHRTVDDYPFGGGPGMVMKPAPFFLALEDLQQSCQGDPMRVILLCPGGKVFNQEVAQELSKQSGLVFLCGHYEGIDDRVRQRFVTDEISIGDYVLTGGELASMVIIDAVARLLPGVLGDACSTAEESFSDGLLEYPQYTRPRDYQGLCVPDVLLSGNHEEVRRWRRKESLRRTLLNRPDLIAAANLSDQDRRLLAEIASEI, from the coding sequence ATGCGAATCGATGTTCTAACCATTTTTCCGCGGATGTTTGACGGGCCTTTCAGCGAGAGTATTTTGGCGCGGGCCGTTAATAAGGGTTTATTGTCCATCAACATCATTGACCTGAGGCAGTATGCCTATGACAAACACCGCACTGTTGATGATTATCCCTTCGGAGGCGGTCCCGGCATGGTTATGAAGCCGGCCCCATTTTTTCTGGCCCTGGAGGACTTGCAGCAAAGTTGCCAGGGAGACCCGATGAGGGTAATCCTGTTGTGTCCTGGTGGAAAGGTTTTTAACCAGGAGGTAGCCCAGGAATTATCCAAGCAATCCGGTTTGGTTTTTCTCTGTGGCCATTACGAGGGAATTGATGATCGGGTGCGGCAGCGTTTTGTCACTGATGAAATCTCCATCGGAGATTATGTGTTAACAGGTGGCGAACTCGCCAGCATGGTGATCATTGACGCTGTTGCCAGGCTTCTGCCCGGTGTTTTAGGGGATGCCTGTTCGACAGCTGAAGAATCCTTCTCTGACGGCCTCCTTGAATATCCCCAGTACACCCGCCCAAGGGACTACCAGGGACTGTGTGTTCCAGATGTGTTGCTATCTGGCAACCATGAGGAAGTTCGCAGGTGGCGGCGGAAGGAGTCCCTGCGCAGGACGCTCCTGAATAGACCAGACCTCATAGCTGCGGCAAATCTGTCCGATCAGGACCGCCGGTTACTGGCAGAAATCGCAAGTGAGATTTGA
- the rimM gene encoding ribosome maturation factor RimM, producing the protein MEDHQRITIGQVLTTHGYRGEIKVMPLTDYPERFYTMEEVYLAKEGIVRKLGIDSVRPFKHLILLKFKEVQSAEEAAIFRGGLLQVDAKDLVQLPEGHYYHFQLIGLHVFSVAGEEIGRLTDIYQTGANDVYAVASRSGTILLIPALKKVVKEIDLANKRITVEMLPGL; encoded by the coding sequence ATGGAAGACCACCAAAGAATTACCATCGGCCAGGTTTTGACTACCCACGGTTACCGGGGAGAGATAAAAGTGATGCCCTTGACGGATTACCCGGAACGTTTTTACACCATGGAAGAGGTGTATTTGGCAAAAGAAGGTATCGTCCGTAAACTTGGCATTGATAGTGTCCGTCCCTTCAAGCATTTGATTCTATTAAAGTTTAAAGAGGTCCAATCTGCTGAGGAAGCGGCAATTTTCAGAGGTGGGTTATTGCAGGTTGACGCAAAAGATCTCGTTCAACTTCCGGAAGGCCACTATTACCACTTTCAGTTAATCGGCCTGCATGTTTTCTCTGTAGCAGGAGAGGAAATAGGAAGACTGACGGATATTTATCAAACAGGAGCCAACGATGTTTATGCAGTAGCCTCTCGCTCAGGCACTATACTTTTGATCCCGGCGCTAAAAAAAGTAGTAAAAGAGATTGATTTAGCAAATAAGAGGATTACTGTGGAAATGCTGCCGGGTCTTTGA
- a CDS encoding amidohydrolase: MKRLLINDCIVVPMKKELSQPGDLYFIGEIAIEGSEIISVGPPKSRPAGWEPERVISARGKVAMPGFVNAHTHAAMTLLRGYADDMPLMQWLEQKIWPLESRLVADDIYWGAMLCIVEMIRGGTTTFADMYFWMDRVAEAVAQSGIRASLSRGLIGFQANGDEALRDSVDFIKTWHGQADGRITTKLGPHAAYTCPPDYLKKVIALSEELGVGLHIHVAETKSELQTISKQYQTTPVEHLEKIGLFTRPVLAAHCVHLSKKDIEICRQWDVKVVHNPQSNMKLASGVAPVPLMLQAGIKVALGTDGAASNNNLDMMEEMRAAALLHKVFTLDATAVPAYQALQMATRYGAEALGLKDVGFLSAGMKADIILVDFQQPHLYPCHDVLAHLVYAAHSGDVHTVIINGEILMEDRELKTIDVEKICFEAAERAKRLTS, from the coding sequence ATGAAACGCCTTTTGATTAATGACTGTATTGTTGTACCCATGAAAAAAGAGTTGTCACAGCCGGGGGACCTTTATTTTATCGGCGAAATTGCAATTGAGGGATCTGAAATTATTTCAGTTGGTCCACCAAAAAGCAGACCTGCAGGATGGGAACCAGAGCGGGTAATCTCAGCCCGGGGGAAGGTGGCTATGCCCGGGTTTGTAAATGCCCATACCCATGCAGCCATGACACTCCTCAGGGGATATGCCGATGACATGCCGTTAATGCAGTGGCTTGAACAAAAAATCTGGCCTTTAGAATCAAGGCTCGTAGCTGACGATATTTATTGGGGTGCGATGTTGTGTATTGTAGAAATGATTAGGGGCGGCACCACCACCTTTGCAGACATGTACTTCTGGATGGATCGGGTTGCAGAGGCTGTCGCCCAATCTGGGATTAGGGCCAGCCTTTCCCGGGGCTTGATCGGGTTTCAAGCTAATGGGGATGAAGCACTCCGGGACAGCGTTGACTTCATAAAAACTTGGCATGGCCAGGCTGACGGACGGATAACTACCAAACTGGGACCCCATGCTGCCTATACATGCCCTCCGGATTATTTAAAAAAAGTTATCGCTTTGTCCGAAGAACTTGGCGTGGGCCTGCATATTCATGTTGCGGAAACAAAATCCGAGTTGCAGACTATCAGTAAACAATACCAAACAACTCCAGTGGAGCATTTAGAGAAAATAGGCCTTTTTACCCGCCCGGTTCTGGCAGCCCATTGTGTCCATTTATCGAAAAAAGATATTGAGATCTGCCGGCAATGGGACGTAAAGGTTGTGCATAATCCCCAAAGCAATATGAAACTAGCCTCAGGAGTGGCTCCGGTTCCCTTGATGCTCCAGGCAGGCATTAAAGTTGCCCTGGGGACCGATGGAGCCGCCAGCAATAACAATTTGGATATGATGGAGGAAATGCGGGCCGCTGCGCTCTTGCATAAAGTGTTTACCTTGGATGCAACTGCAGTCCCGGCTTATCAGGCCTTGCAAATGGCAACCCGTTATGGGGCGGAAGCATTAGGACTTAAAGACGTAGGGTTTTTATCCGCCGGCATGAAGGCTGATATTATCCTGGTTGACTTCCAGCAGCCCCACTTATATCCTTGTCATGACGTTTTGGCCCACCTGGTGTATGCAGCCCACTCCGGAGATGTTCATACAGTAATCATAAACGGAGAGATACTGATGGAAGACAGGGAACTAAAGACCATCGATGTTGAAAAAATCTGTTTCGAAGCAGCAGAGCGGGCAAAACGCCTGACCAGTTAA
- a CDS encoding HTH domain-containing protein produces the protein MLTKKQREIIECYYHQDLSLGEIAEQYDISRQAVYDTLRRTEKILENYEGKLGLLGKYRWRQQEIAKLSQLFQDEEPEDLNENLPKIRGILRLLMADGENEEA, from the coding sequence ATGCTAACCAAAAAACAGCGTGAAATAATTGAATGCTACTATCACCAAGACCTGTCGTTAGGAGAGATTGCTGAACAATACGACATCAGCCGGCAAGCAGTCTACGATACCCTCCGGCGTACCGAAAAAATATTAGAGAACTACGAGGGAAAACTTGGCCTCCTGGGAAAATACCGGTGGAGGCAGCAAGAGATTGCCAAGCTATCGCAATTGTTTCAGGACGAGGAACCAGAGGATCTGAACGAAAATTTGCCCAAAATCAGGGGAATTTTGCGGCTTTTGATGGCGGACGGCGAGAATGAGGAGGCGTAA
- a CDS encoding response regulator transcription factor, producing MDCIKTIIVDDHPLIREGIRRILSLDHRIQVVGEASDGLQGYEMARKHLPDVILMDINMPRMNGIEAARLIREEMPGIRIIALTIHDDQAYVIEMIKAGANGYILKDVEVQELIKAVIAVADGHSVIHPVVTGKVFGELRRKNAAIPEEKEPLTGREMEILSHIARGEANKMIAHRLCISEKTVKNHISSIFRKLGVSDRTQAALYAVKNRIVHL from the coding sequence ATGGACTGCATAAAGACAATAATTGTCGACGACCATCCCTTGATCAGGGAAGGGATCCGGAGGATACTTTCGTTGGATCACCGGATTCAGGTGGTGGGCGAAGCGAGTGACGGCCTGCAGGGTTATGAAATGGCCCGGAAACATTTGCCCGACGTTATTTTAATGGATATTAACATGCCCCGCATGAACGGTATCGAGGCTGCCAGGTTGATCAGGGAAGAAATGCCTGGAATTAGAATTATCGCCCTGACCATCCATGACGACCAGGCTTATGTTATCGAAATGATAAAAGCCGGCGCTAACGGCTATATATTGAAGGATGTTGAAGTACAAGAGCTGATCAAAGCTGTGATTGCCGTAGCCGATGGACATTCGGTTATCCATCCCGTAGTAACCGGGAAGGTTTTCGGGGAACTCAGACGAAAGAACGCTGCCATACCCGAAGAGAAGGAACCCTTGACCGGCAGGGAAATGGAGATCTTAAGCCATATTGCCCGGGGAGAAGCCAATAAGATGATTGCACACCGGCTTTGCATCAGCGAAAAGACAGTAAAAAACCATATTTCCAGCATATTCCGGAAACTGGGAGTAAGTGATCGAACCCAGGCAGCCCTTTATGCAGTAAAAAACAGGATCGTCCATTTATAA
- the rpsP gene encoding 30S ribosomal protein S16: MATKIRLKRMGAKKEPFYRLVVTDSRSPRDGRFIEEIGYYNPIKQPEVIQIDEEKVLKWLGTGAQPSDTAKGLLKRAGIWQKHVAGGEK, encoded by the coding sequence ATGGCGACAAAAATCAGGCTAAAACGGATGGGTGCCAAAAAAGAGCCCTTTTACCGTTTAGTTGTGACTGACAGCCGTTCTCCAAGAGATGGCAGGTTTATTGAGGAAATAGGTTACTATAACCCCATCAAGCAGCCTGAAGTTATTCAAATTGATGAAGAAAAAGTATTAAAGTGGCTGGGTACAGGCGCTCAACCTTCCGATACTGCCAAGGGTCTGCTTAAAAGAGCAGGCATCTGGCAAAAACATGTCGCAGGGGGAGAAAAATAA
- the ylqF gene encoding ribosome biogenesis GTPase YlqF translates to MQIHWYPGHMAKTRRLLKEKLKLVDLVIELADARIPLSSRNPEFDSLLDNKPRLLLLTKADLAEPAVTQSWCIYFQQDGLNAMAVDLLSKSPLHGVIPAVESLAEGVMQRLEAAGKLRRPARAMVAGIPNVGKSQLINKLSGKASVRVENRPGVTRGYQWIRLGKQIDLMDSPGMLWPKIEDQQTGFKLALIGAIPQDILDNVELALELLRLLLESYPSRLIERYGIQVERAATPLLALEMIGRSRGLLKKGGIVDAKKAAEVLLQEFRTGKLGRFSLEQKK, encoded by the coding sequence TTGCAGATCCATTGGTATCCTGGGCATATGGCCAAGACCAGGAGGTTATTGAAAGAAAAGCTTAAACTTGTCGATCTGGTGATTGAACTGGCTGATGCCCGCATCCCTTTAAGCAGCAGGAATCCGGAGTTTGACAGTCTTTTAGACAATAAACCCCGGTTGCTCTTGCTGACAAAAGCTGATTTAGCAGAGCCGGCTGTTACCCAATCCTGGTGCATATATTTTCAGCAAGATGGTTTAAATGCCATGGCTGTGGACTTGTTGTCAAAATCACCTCTGCATGGGGTGATCCCAGCGGTAGAATCCCTGGCCGAGGGAGTAATGCAGAGGTTGGAGGCAGCCGGAAAACTCCGGCGTCCTGCCAGGGCAATGGTTGCGGGCATTCCAAATGTAGGTAAATCCCAATTAATTAACAAGCTTTCAGGAAAGGCCTCGGTACGGGTGGAAAACAGGCCGGGAGTTACCCGTGGCTACCAATGGATACGGTTGGGGAAACAGATCGATTTGATGGATTCCCCCGGGATGCTTTGGCCGAAAATTGAGGACCAGCAGACAGGCTTTAAACTTGCTTTGATAGGAGCAATCCCGCAGGACATTCTGGATAATGTGGAGTTGGCCTTAGAATTGCTGCGACTTTTGCTGGAAAGCTATCCCTCCCGCCTTATTGAGCGGTACGGAATTCAGGTCGAGAGGGCTGCCACCCCTTTATTGGCCTTAGAAATGATAGGCCGGAGCAGGGGCTTGTTAAAAAAGGGCGGGATTGTTGATGCGAAAAAAGCCGCCGAAGTCCTCTTGCAGGAGTTTAGAACAGGAAAATTGGGGAGATTTTCTCTTGAACAAAAAAAATAA
- a CDS encoding KH domain-containing protein, whose amino-acid sequence MQNLVEVLAKALVDNPNLVQVKQLEKDRSLVLELKVAEEDMGKIIGKQGRIAKAIRAVVKAAAIKSGKRVTVEIVP is encoded by the coding sequence ATGCAAAATTTGGTGGAAGTGTTAGCAAAAGCATTGGTAGACAATCCTAACCTTGTGCAGGTGAAGCAGCTAGAAAAGGATAGGTCTCTCGTTCTGGAATTGAAAGTAGCAGAGGAAGACATGGGAAAAATTATCGGCAAACAAGGAAGAATTGCCAAAGCGATTCGCGCAGTAGTTAAGGCTGCCGCAATAAAAAGCGGAAAGAGAGTTACTGTGGAAATAGTTCCGTAA
- the lepB gene encoding signal peptidase I has product MQGSKSAFSEFLESIIIAIILATVIRVFLFQPFYIPSGSMEPTLMPGDRIIVNKLVYRYSEPERGDVVVFKYPLDPEKDYIKRIVAVSGERIEVDDGRLFINYEQVSEHYLPPGLIYNDFGPAEVPAGQYFVMGDNRNNSQDSRIWGPLPRDNFVGKAVIIFWPLNRIGLIQ; this is encoded by the coding sequence ATGCAGGGAAGCAAAAGCGCATTTTCGGAATTCCTGGAAAGTATTATTATCGCAATTATTTTAGCTACCGTAATCAGGGTATTTCTATTCCAACCCTTTTATATTCCTTCAGGCTCAATGGAGCCTACTCTGATGCCTGGCGATAGGATTATTGTAAATAAACTTGTCTATCGCTATAGTGAACCAGAGCGGGGGGATGTGGTTGTTTTTAAATATCCCCTGGATCCCGAGAAGGATTATATAAAACGCATAGTGGCTGTAAGTGGGGAAAGAATTGAAGTAGATGACGGGCGGCTTTTTATTAATTACGAGCAGGTATCTGAGCATTACTTGCCCCCAGGTCTTATTTACAATGATTTCGGGCCGGCAGAAGTGCCTGCCGGGCAATACTTCGTGATGGGTGACAACCGGAATAACAGCCAGGATAGCCGCATATGGGGCCCGTTACCCAGGGATAATTTTGTTGGAAAAGCTGTGATTATTTTTTGGCCGCTAAACCGCATTGGTTTGATCCAGTAG
- a CDS encoding sensor histidine kinase, with protein MIDITALDRVVKNTILAVEKGKEQIYDIAENARQERVRVKSELEKVKAEVLEVIEEVDRLDTEEKNARRKLMEVSKNFQRYSEEDMQAAYEHARALQIKLGELREREKQLRLRRDKLEVSFRNLEETVRKAEDLVSQVGAALTYLKHDLRDLSTRLEEIQNRQVLGIRVIRAQEEERKRVAREIHDGPAQSMANLVLRAEICEKLLEVDPPSVKKELQELKKMVKDSLQDVRKIIFDLRPMLLDDLGIVPTLRKFLAEFTEKHNFPVDFTVTGQERRLPPPAEVTLFRIAQEALNNTLKHANAHRGVMRLEFLPGRVNLLIADDGKGFDFSKAINATEQDTFGLMGMRERVELLEGKIGIKTSPGKGTQIIVQIPLEAGLKEG; from the coding sequence ATGATTGATATTACCGCTCTGGACAGGGTAGTTAAAAATACTATTCTTGCTGTAGAAAAAGGAAAAGAGCAAATTTATGACATCGCTGAAAATGCCCGTCAGGAAAGAGTAAGGGTTAAATCTGAGCTGGAAAAGGTTAAGGCTGAAGTTTTGGAGGTAATTGAAGAGGTCGACAGGTTAGACACTGAAGAAAAAAACGCCCGGCGAAAACTGATGGAAGTGAGTAAAAACTTCCAACGATATTCCGAAGAGGATATGCAGGCAGCCTATGAACATGCCCGAGCCCTCCAGATTAAACTAGGGGAACTGCGCGAGCGGGAAAAACAGCTCCGGCTGCGAAGAGACAAGCTGGAGGTAAGCTTCCGCAACCTGGAGGAAACTGTAAGGAAGGCAGAAGATCTGGTATCCCAAGTGGGTGCCGCTTTGACTTATCTTAAACACGACCTGCGGGATCTGAGTACAAGGCTGGAAGAGATTCAAAACCGCCAGGTACTGGGGATTAGGGTCATCAGGGCCCAAGAGGAAGAACGCAAGCGAGTAGCCAGAGAGATCCATGACGGGCCAGCTCAATCGATGGCTAATCTGGTTCTGCGGGCTGAAATATGCGAAAAACTGCTGGAGGTAGACCCGCCATCCGTCAAAAAGGAACTGCAAGAATTAAAAAAAATGGTCAAAGACAGTCTGCAGGACGTAAGAAAAATTATCTTTGATTTGAGGCCCATGCTGTTGGATGACCTGGGGATTGTTCCAACACTGCGCAAGTTCCTGGCAGAGTTTACCGAAAAGCACAATTTTCCAGTAGATTTTACTGTTACCGGACAGGAACGGAGATTACCTCCCCCTGCTGAGGTAACTCTTTTTCGAATTGCTCAGGAGGCATTGAATAATACACTAAAACATGCTAATGCCCATCGGGGTGTGATGCGATTGGAATTCTTGCCGGGAAGGGTTAACCTTTTAATAGCTGACGACGGGAAAGGCTTTGATTTTTCCAAAGCAATCAATGCAACCGAACAAGATACCTTTGGCCTTATGGGAATGCGGGAAAGAGTCGAACTGCTGGAGGGGAAAATTGGGATCAAGACATCTCCAGGGAAGGGTACCCAGATTATCGTTCAAATCCCACTTGAGGCTGGTTTGAAGGAGGGCTAA
- a CDS encoding prepilin peptidase: MLPDLLLGLTVGICAVTDLQKRKIYNLILFPSLVAAVFWHLLQEPPMIGTSLLGIFTGAALLFLPFMAGAMGAGDVKLLAVVGAWKGPLFAMQVLLVATIAGGLWALVILWREKRLVSACKTIINVFIGFFLRKQGLSMLPRLGTSVSPEDTVPYGVAIAAGVLLLYLAEVSGL; encoded by the coding sequence TTGCTCCCAGACTTGCTATTAGGTCTTACGGTCGGCATTTGCGCTGTTACAGATCTGCAAAAAAGAAAAATATATAACCTTATTCTTTTCCCTTCCCTGGTTGCCGCAGTTTTTTGGCACCTCTTACAGGAACCGCCCATGATTGGAACAAGTCTGCTGGGAATTTTTACAGGGGCCGCTCTATTGTTCCTGCCCTTCATGGCCGGAGCCATGGGAGCAGGTGATGTTAAGCTCTTGGCAGTGGTAGGCGCATGGAAAGGGCCTTTGTTTGCCATGCAAGTACTTCTGGTAGCCACCATTGCCGGGGGCTTGTGGGCCTTAGTTATTCTCTGGCGGGAAAAGAGGTTGGTATCAGCATGCAAAACCATCATTAATGTATTTATTGGTTTTTTTTTACGGAAGCAAGGGCTGAGCATGCTGCCAAGGCTTGGAACTTCTGTTTCGCCTGAAGATACGGTTCCTTATGGTGTCGCTATTGCTGCAGGGGTTCTTCTTTTGTATCTGGCGGAGGTGAGTGGGCTTTGA
- a CDS encoding Flp family type IVb pilin → MDFLKRLMVEEDGQGMTEYGLILALVSVVVIGVLITMGTELRTIFTNVLNGLRGAAPPASPS, encoded by the coding sequence ATGGATTTCCTGAAGCGGTTAATGGTCGAAGAAGACGGACAGGGGATGACAGAATACGGACTAATCCTAGCATTGGTATCTGTAGTGGTAATCGGCGTATTGATAACCATGGGAACAGAGTTGCGGACTATTTTCACTAACGTGTTAAATGGATTGAGAGGTGCCGCTCCCCCTGCTTCCCCTTCATAA
- the rplS gene encoding 50S ribosomal protein L19: MEGGIPLDIIRSIEAIQLKKDVPNMRSGDTVKVYVKVKEGNRERLQVFEGVVIRRRGSGMSETFTVRRVSYGVGIERTFPANSPRIDKIEIIRRGKVRRARLYYLRDLVGKAARIRERR, encoded by the coding sequence ATGGAAGGAGGGATTCCTTTGGATATAATCAGATCTATCGAAGCTATTCAGCTTAAAAAAGACGTGCCAAATATGCGGTCAGGGGATACGGTCAAGGTATATGTAAAAGTTAAGGAAGGTAACCGGGAAAGACTTCAGGTGTTTGAGGGTGTTGTGATCAGGCGGCGCGGCAGCGGAATGAGCGAAACCTTTACTGTACGAAGGGTATCTTACGGGGTTGGAATTGAACGGACCTTTCCTGCGAATTCACCCCGAATTGATAAAATTGAGATTATCCGCAGAGGTAAAGTGCGCAGAGCAAGGTTATATTACTTACGAGATTTGGTCGGTAAAGCGGCACGGATCCGTGAAAGGCGATAA
- the ffh gene encoding signal recognition particle protein, giving the protein MAAFSGLAEKLQETFRRLRGKGKISENDVAEAMREVRIALLEADVNFKVAKDFISKVRERAVGQEVLRSLTPGQQVVKIVYEELAQLMGGTQSKLAIAPKSPTVVMLVGLQGAGKTTSVAKLANMLKKQGRRPLLVAADIYRPAAIKQLQVLGQQSDLPVFAVGDKISPVNIASAALEHAKVNANDYLLIDTAGRLHINEELMEELRGIKKAVSPNEILLVVDAMTGQDAVNVAEAFHKSLGLDGVILTKLDGDTRGGAALSVRAVTGCPVKFVGMGEKVDALEPFFPDRMASRILGMGDVLSLIEKAQATIDAEKAKELEKKLRQQQFTLEDFLLQLQQVKTMGPLDEILGMIPGLGGARQLKNMQVDERELVKTEAVIQSMTPEERRNPDILNGSRKRRIALGSGTKVQDVNRLVKQFEEARKLMRQFGEVQGYGKGGKGKKGKKGLFGFPF; this is encoded by the coding sequence ATGGCAGCCTTTTCCGGTCTAGCTGAAAAACTTCAGGAAACTTTCCGGCGGTTGCGCGGCAAGGGCAAAATCTCGGAAAACGATGTAGCGGAAGCCATGCGCGAGGTCCGCATTGCTCTTTTAGAAGCCGATGTTAACTTTAAAGTGGCGAAGGATTTTATCTCTAAGGTCAGAGAGCGGGCTGTCGGCCAGGAAGTCCTCAGGAGCCTGACCCCTGGACAACAGGTGGTAAAAATCGTTTACGAGGAACTAGCTCAACTGATGGGCGGTACCCAAAGTAAACTTGCTATTGCCCCTAAATCTCCAACAGTAGTTATGCTTGTTGGCCTCCAAGGGGCTGGAAAAACAACTTCAGTTGCTAAGCTGGCAAATATGTTAAAAAAACAGGGCCGCAGACCCTTGCTAGTGGCAGCGGACATATATCGCCCGGCGGCCATTAAACAGTTGCAGGTTTTAGGCCAGCAATCAGACCTGCCTGTATTTGCAGTGGGCGATAAGATAAGCCCGGTGAATATCGCCTCGGCTGCCCTGGAACATGCCAAAGTCAATGCTAATGATTACCTGCTTATCGATACAGCAGGCCGCCTTCACATTAATGAAGAATTAATGGAGGAACTGCGCGGCATCAAAAAAGCGGTCAGCCCTAACGAAATCCTTCTGGTCGTAGATGCAATGACAGGGCAGGATGCGGTTAATGTTGCAGAGGCCTTTCACAAATCCCTGGGACTGGATGGCGTTATTCTGACCAAACTGGATGGCGATACCAGGGGTGGCGCAGCCCTTTCAGTCAGAGCTGTTACCGGCTGTCCGGTAAAATTTGTAGGCATGGGAGAAAAGGTGGATGCTCTGGAACCTTTTTTTCCGGACCGGATGGCTTCCAGGATCCTGGGCATGGGTGATGTGCTGAGCTTGATTGAAAAGGCTCAAGCAACAATTGATGCCGAAAAGGCCAAGGAACTGGAGAAGAAACTGAGGCAGCAGCAATTTACCCTGGAGGATTTTTTGCTACAGCTGCAACAGGTAAAAACCATGGGACCTCTTGATGAAATTTTGGGGATGATACCTGGATTGGGAGGAGCCCGGCAGCTGAAAAATATGCAGGTTGATGAAAGAGAGCTAGTTAAGACAGAAGCTGTAATTCAGTCCATGACTCCGGAAGAAAGAAGAAATCCTGACATCCTTAACGGGAGCCGGAAGAGACGGATTGCCTTGGGTAGCGGTACCAAAGTTCAGGATGTCAACCGCTTAGTTAAACAATTCGAAGAAGCCCGCAAATTAATGCGTCAATTTGGTGAGGTCCAGGGATACGGCAAAGGAGGCAAAGGGAAAAAAGGCAAAAAAGGTTTGTTCGGGTTTCCTTTTTAG
- the mtnA gene encoding S-methyl-5-thioribose-1-phosphate isomerase gives MESIIWGNGKLKLLDQTRLPTETVYLECTNYRQVAAAIQRLQVRGAPAIGIAAAYGLVLGAGEHQDKNFSDFANKIKEVARELASTRPTAVNLFWATERMLAKLIDIQTIPPESWFSAFEEEALAIHREDLEMNRQIGWWGNQLIEPGAQILTHCNAGALATGGYGTALGVIRAAHQAGKNISVYACETRPLLQGARLTAWELKQDRIPVTLITDNMAGYLLQQGRINCVVVGADRITVNGDAANKIGTYSLAVLAYHHQIPFYIAAPRSTFDYKIISGADIPIEERNPEEICFFGGCAVAPHGISVYNPAFDITPNRYVTGYITERGILKPPFITP, from the coding sequence TTGGAAAGTATTATTTGGGGCAATGGCAAGCTGAAACTGCTTGACCAAACCAGGCTGCCGACAGAGACTGTTTATCTGGAGTGCACCAACTACCGGCAGGTTGCCGCAGCCATTCAACGGCTGCAGGTGCGGGGAGCTCCGGCTATTGGGATTGCTGCTGCTTACGGATTGGTCTTGGGTGCGGGTGAACATCAAGACAAAAACTTTTCTGATTTTGCCAATAAGATCAAGGAAGTGGCCAGGGAACTTGCCTCTACCAGACCCACGGCGGTAAATCTTTTTTGGGCCACAGAACGGATGTTGGCCAAACTAATTGATATACAAACCATACCCCCTGAAAGCTGGTTCTCTGCCTTTGAAGAAGAGGCTTTGGCTATTCATCGTGAGGATCTGGAAATGAACCGGCAGATTGGTTGGTGGGGAAACCAGTTGATAGAGCCAGGCGCCCAGATCTTAACTCACTGTAATGCTGGGGCGTTAGCCACCGGTGGATATGGGACGGCGCTGGGGGTAATCAGGGCAGCTCACCAGGCGGGAAAAAACATCTCGGTTTATGCCTGTGAGACCAGGCCCTTACTGCAGGGTGCCAGGCTGACAGCTTGGGAATTGAAGCAAGACAGGATCCCTGTGACACTGATTACCGACAACATGGCAGGGTACCTGCTGCAGCAGGGAAGAATCAACTGCGTGGTAGTAGGGGCGGACCGGATAACCGTAAACGGTGACGCAGCCAACAAGATTGGAACCTATAGCCTTGCTGTTTTAGCGTATCATCACCAGATCCCTTTCTATATAGCTGCTCCCAGGTCAACCTTTGACTATAAGATCATTAGCGGTGCGGATATCCCGATCGAAGAGCGCAACCCTGAGGAGATTTGTTTCTTTGGCGGATGTGCTGTTGCACCGCATGGGATATCTGTCTATAATCCGGCTTTTGATATTACACCCAACAGGTATGTGACCGGCTATATTACTGAAAGGGGGATCTTAAAACCTCCTTTTATCACACCATGA